A genomic segment from Geitlerinema sp. PCC 7407 encodes:
- the glpD gene encoding glycerol-3-phosphate dehydrogenase: protein MRDFSSLSNTPYDLVIIGGGINGAGVARDAALRGLKTLLLEKGDFASGTTSWSTRLVHGGLRYLEYFEFSLVRESLREREILLNTAPHLVEALKLTIPIYTHSDRPYWKIWAGMILYDVFSYDKTLPWHQMLPQRNFQQLFRSLDDRDLKGGAQYYDAQVAQAERLCLENLWDAQAAGATILNYACVTELAREGDRLQGLTVRDELTGETFNLELGDRTVVINTSGPWVDQVCGLGTEHHQAAPIGARQKMGGTKGSHIIVETFPGAPETALYTEARRDQRPIFIVPWLGMYLIGTTDLPYSGDLDRIKASDDEVDYLLAEANALIPSAQLTRQDVKFTYSGVRPLPNEAGKKPGSITRRHILVDHASEGVRNLISLVGGKLTTYRSVGEEMVDAVYQKRGETAPPCPTQQRPLPGAILPKDPLIGQTIQRYRDRVSLASIDYLFSVYGRQAEDVLALVDEAPDLAQPIAEDLPDIRAQIVYSVRSEMAQTLVDILRRRTLLAVKGSYGRELLPVITDVLAAHCGWSREACDRQQADYHAYIEANCLPDYAIARKPARAASLSA, encoded by the coding sequence ATGCGAGATTTTTCATCTTTATCAAATACGCCCTATGACCTTGTCATCATTGGCGGCGGCATTAATGGTGCTGGGGTCGCTCGAGATGCGGCTCTCCGCGGTTTAAAGACACTCTTGTTAGAAAAAGGAGATTTTGCCAGCGGCACCACCAGCTGGTCTACTCGATTAGTTCACGGCGGCTTGCGCTACCTCGAGTATTTTGAGTTTTCGCTGGTGCGAGAGTCTCTACGAGAGCGCGAGATCCTGCTCAATACCGCGCCTCACCTCGTCGAGGCCCTCAAACTCACAATCCCGATCTATACCCACAGCGATCGCCCCTATTGGAAGATCTGGGCCGGGATGATTTTGTACGATGTCTTTAGCTATGACAAGACGCTGCCGTGGCACCAGATGCTTCCCCAGCGCAACTTCCAGCAGCTTTTTCGATCTTTAGACGATCGCGATCTCAAGGGCGGAGCGCAGTACTATGACGCCCAGGTGGCACAAGCAGAGCGCCTGTGCCTTGAGAATCTCTGGGATGCCCAAGCCGCGGGAGCGACGATCCTCAACTATGCCTGCGTTACGGAGCTGGCGCGAGAGGGCGATCGCCTTCAGGGGCTGACGGTGAGAGATGAATTAACGGGAGAGACATTTAATCTTGAGCTGGGCGATCGCACTGTGGTGATCAACACCAGCGGCCCCTGGGTCGACCAGGTGTGTGGCTTGGGGACCGAGCACCATCAGGCAGCACCCATCGGCGCTCGCCAAAAGATGGGCGGCACTAAGGGTAGCCATATCATCGTAGAGACGTTTCCGGGGGCTCCCGAGACCGCGCTCTACACCGAGGCACGCCGCGACCAGCGCCCTATTTTTATCGTGCCCTGGCTCGGCATGTATCTCATTGGCACCACCGATCTGCCCTACTCCGGAGACCTCGATCGCATCAAGGCCAGCGATGATGAAGTCGACTATCTCCTCGCCGAAGCCAACGCCCTGATTCCCAGCGCTCAGCTCACTCGGCAAGACGTGAAATTCACCTACTCCGGAGTGCGGCCGCTGCCCAATGAAGCGGGCAAAAAGCCCGGCAGTATCACTCGCCGACATATTTTGGTTGATCATGCCTCTGAAGGGGTCAGGAACCTGATCTCTCTGGTGGGGGGCAAGCTCACCACCTATCGCAGCGTTGGCGAAGAGATGGTCGACGCAGTCTATCAAAAGCGGGGAGAGACAGCGCCTCCCTGCCCCACGCAGCAGCGGCCGCTGCCGGGAGCAATTTTGCCCAAAGATCCCCTGATTGGCCAAACCATTCAGCGCTATCGCGATCGCGTTTCGCTAGCTTCCATTGACTATCTCTTTTCGGTCTATGGTCGGCAGGCAGAAGACGTGCTGGCCCTGGTTGATGAGGCTCCAGATTTGGCCCAGCCGATCGCTGAAGACCTGCCGGATATCCGGGCCCAGATCGTCTACAGCGTCCGATCGGAGATGGCCCAAACTCTGGTGGATATTCTGCGGCGGCGGACGCTCCTAGCAGTCAAGGGCAGCTACGGGCGGGAGCTCTTGCCAGTCATCACCGACGTACTCGCTGCTCACTGCGGCTGGAGCCGAGAAGCGTGCGATCGCCAGCAGGCTGACTACCACGCCTACATTGAGGCTAACTGCTTGCCCGATTATGCCATTGCCCGCAAGCCTGCTCGCGCAGCCTCTCTCTCTGCCTAA
- a CDS encoding NAD(P)H-dependent glycerol-3-phosphate dehydrogenase produces the protein MVSNLTQVQSTPKTSFSKGAIAPLNPFPSRTSTATATVLGAGAWGSALATLLRRNGHDVRVWSRRSNETLEEAIAGVDVIVSAIPMKGVSATVEALQEFTLPANMLVVTATKGLDPNTAETPSQIWQQAFPEHPVVVLSGPNLSKEIQQGLPAASVAASTSPQAAEEVQKLFSSDAFRVYTNDDPLGTELGGTLKNVIAIAAGICDGLELGTNAKAALISRALAEMVRVGLHFGAKAETFCGLSGLGDLLATCDGPLSRNYRVGQGLATGKSLTQVLEDLKSTAEGVNTTQVLMGIAQENQLDLPIARCVYSVIRGKVSPQRAVEGLMGRELTAE, from the coding sequence ATGGTCAGCAATCTAACCCAAGTCCAATCCACTCCCAAAACTTCCTTTAGCAAAGGGGCGATCGCTCCCCTCAATCCCTTTCCCTCCCGAACTTCTACAGCAACGGCCACAGTCCTTGGGGCCGGAGCCTGGGGCAGCGCCCTGGCTACCCTCCTGCGCCGCAACGGCCACGATGTCCGGGTATGGTCCCGGCGCTCGAACGAAACCCTAGAAGAGGCGATCGCGGGCGTCGATGTGATCGTTTCTGCAATTCCCATGAAGGGCGTCAGCGCCACGGTAGAGGCTCTCCAAGAGTTCACCTTACCGGCCAATATGCTGGTGGTTACAGCCACCAAGGGACTAGATCCCAACACCGCCGAAACGCCCTCCCAGATTTGGCAGCAGGCCTTTCCCGAGCATCCGGTTGTAGTGCTTTCCGGCCCCAATCTCTCTAAGGAGATTCAGCAGGGTCTCCCCGCCGCCAGCGTGGCCGCCAGCACCAGCCCCCAGGCCGCCGAAGAAGTGCAGAAACTCTTTTCTTCGGACGCTTTTCGGGTCTATACCAATGACGATCCCCTCGGCACAGAGCTCGGGGGCACCCTCAAAAACGTCATCGCGATCGCCGCTGGCATCTGCGACGGCCTCGAGCTCGGCACCAACGCCAAAGCCGCCCTGATCAGCCGCGCCCTCGCCGAGATGGTGCGGGTCGGTCTCCACTTTGGCGCGAAAGCAGAGACATTTTGTGGCCTATCGGGCCTAGGAGATTTGCTGGCCACCTGTGACGGCCCCCTCAGCCGCAACTACCGCGTCGGCCAGGGTCTGGCCACCGGCAAATCTCTCACCCAGGTGCTCGAAGATCTCAAGAGCACAGCTGAAGGTGTGAACACCACTCAGGTTCTGATGGGTATCGCCCAGGAGAACCAGTTAGATCTGCCGATCGCCCGGTGCGTCTACAGTGTCATTCGCGGGAAAGTCTCTCCCCAAAGAGCTGTAGAAGGCCTAATGGGGCGAGAGCTGACGGCTGAGTAA
- a CDS encoding ABC transporter ATP-binding protein: protein MAKLEIRNLNKTYNRKTVPVKDISLDVSDNEFLTLLGPSGCGKSTTLRLIAGLEQPTRGQVLIGSQDVTNLRPGDRNIAMVFQSYALYPHMSVFENMASSLKLRKTPSDEIHQRIGDATRVLGLEGLMDRKPSQLSGGQRQRVALGRALVRRPDVFLLDEPLSNLDALLRERVRADIKQLFESQQVPVVYVTHDQTEAMTLSTKVAVLNQGLVQQLAPPAQIYSDPANQFVAGFVGSPQMNLLTLPCQGPYAVLGSTKIPLPDNLTPPPEIVLGIRPENLRFPQPGDDLKVEGRVFLVENLGMSNLISMEVKGEGQKAEIVRALVPIDQSWSGDHVALALVPSAIYWFDVKSGDRVG, encoded by the coding sequence ATGGCAAAACTAGAAATTCGTAACCTCAATAAAACTTATAATCGCAAAACGGTTCCGGTCAAAGATATCAGTCTTGATGTTAGCGACAATGAATTTCTGACGCTTTTGGGGCCTTCAGGCTGCGGCAAATCCACGACTCTGAGACTAATTGCTGGTCTGGAACAGCCAACGCGAGGTCAGGTTCTGATCGGCTCCCAGGATGTCACGAATTTGCGGCCGGGCGATCGCAATATCGCCATGGTGTTTCAGAGCTATGCGCTGTATCCACACATGAGCGTGTTTGAGAATATGGCCTCTAGCCTGAAGCTGCGCAAAACTCCCTCGGATGAGATCCATCAGCGAATTGGAGACGCGACGCGGGTGCTCGGCCTCGAAGGCCTGATGGATCGCAAGCCGAGCCAGCTCTCCGGCGGGCAGCGTCAGCGGGTAGCCCTGGGGCGGGCGCTTGTGCGCCGTCCAGATGTCTTTCTGTTAGATGAGCCCCTGAGTAACCTGGATGCCCTGCTGCGGGAGCGGGTGCGGGCTGACATCAAGCAGCTGTTTGAGTCTCAGCAGGTGCCGGTGGTCTACGTGACCCACGACCAAACCGAGGCCATGACGCTGTCGACAAAGGTAGCTGTGCTGAATCAGGGACTGGTGCAGCAGCTCGCGCCGCCAGCCCAGATCTACTCTGATCCGGCCAATCAGTTTGTGGCGGGCTTTGTGGGTAGTCCCCAGATGAACTTGCTGACGCTCCCCTGCCAGGGACCCTACGCGGTGCTGGGCTCCACCAAGATCCCATTGCCTGATAACCTTACGCCGCCGCCGGAGATTGTGCTGGGGATTCGCCCCGAAAATCTCCGCTTTCCTCAGCCCGGCGATGATCTAAAAGTCGAGGGGCGCGTATTCTTGGTGGAAAACTTGGGGATGAGCAATCTCATCAGCATGGAAGTAAAAGGAGAGGGTCAAAAAGCTGAGATCGTGCGGGCTCTGGTGCCGATCGACCAGTCTTGGAGCGGAGACCACGTAGCTCTGGCGCTCGTGCCATCTGCGATCTATTGGTTTGATGTCAAATCGGGCGATCGCGTGGGCTAG
- a CDS encoding cupin domain-containing protein — protein MTITAGDRLIHNTNAMDWQPSPSPTVWRKRLHLLGDTEKGQVTSVVRYDSSSAFPTHEHPAGEEILVLDGVFSDEYGDYPAGSYLLNPPGFAHAPFSRSGCVIFVKLLQYGGPGRLQCSIDTQTAAWQTGDRPGIFLISLYAQAGYPERMQLVRWQPGVRETLLPHSEIFIVEGEMGDRVLNHPARTWIRHGETCSMEYMTEAGCVFYLAQ, from the coding sequence ATGACTATCACTGCGGGCGATCGCCTTATTCACAACACGAACGCTATGGACTGGCAGCCCAGCCCCAGTCCCACTGTCTGGCGCAAGCGGCTGCATCTCCTAGGAGACACCGAAAAAGGCCAGGTGACCTCTGTGGTGCGCTACGATTCCAGCTCTGCCTTTCCGACCCATGAGCACCCCGCAGGCGAAGAGATATTAGTGCTAGACGGCGTGTTCTCAGACGAATATGGTGACTATCCAGCGGGCTCCTATCTCCTCAATCCCCCTGGATTTGCCCACGCTCCCTTCTCGCGGTCGGGCTGCGTGATCTTCGTGAAGCTGCTTCAGTACGGCGGTCCTGGGCGGCTTCAGTGCTCTATCGATACCCAGACCGCGGCTTGGCAAACGGGCGATCGCCCGGGTATCTTTTTGATCTCTCTCTATGCCCAGGCGGGATATCCTGAGCGGATGCAGCTCGTGCGCTGGCAGCCAGGGGTGAGAGAGACCCTCCTGCCCCACAGTGAGATTTTCATTGTCGAAGGTGAGATGGGCGATCGCGTTCTGAATCATCCTGCTAGAACCTGGATTCGTCACGGTGAGACTTGCTCGATGGAATACATGACTGAAGCAGGATGTGTTTTCTACCTGGCGCAATAG
- a CDS encoding zinc-dependent dehydrogenase, protein MKAQVFRGVNQLSYEEVPKPELGDDEVLVQVRVVGLCQSDIKKILYPLYEPPRIFGHETAGTIAAVGKDVKGWQVGQRVVVLHHIPCMHCDYCLNDNFSMCDVYKNITTSAGFTPSGGGFADYVKVPGHIVRHGGLMEIPDEITFEQASFVEPTNCCLKAVKKAQVQPGQTVLVTGAGPIGLMFVMLVKYFGGRAIATDLLPSRIAKAKEVGAEAAFDARDPELAQKIQALTNGMGVDTTLLAVPSDKAFFQALDCTRKGGKILFFAEFPDEVEIPINPNVLYRREIDLMGSYSSSYRLQNLAADIVFNKRIDVDALVSDRYPLKDLAAAVERAVKPTEETYKILIYPELG, encoded by the coding sequence ATGAAAGCGCAGGTATTTCGCGGTGTGAATCAGCTCAGCTATGAAGAGGTTCCCAAGCCTGAGCTAGGAGATGACGAAGTGCTCGTCCAGGTCCGCGTGGTAGGCCTGTGCCAGTCGGACATCAAAAAAATTCTCTATCCGCTGTATGAGCCGCCCCGGATTTTTGGTCATGAGACAGCGGGCACGATCGCCGCAGTGGGCAAAGACGTCAAAGGATGGCAAGTCGGTCAGCGCGTGGTGGTGCTCCACCACATCCCCTGTATGCACTGCGACTACTGTCTCAATGACAATTTCTCGATGTGTGATGTCTACAAAAACATCACGACTTCCGCAGGCTTCACGCCCAGTGGTGGCGGCTTCGCGGACTATGTGAAGGTGCCGGGACATATCGTGCGCCATGGTGGCCTGATGGAGATCCCGGACGAGATCACCTTCGAGCAGGCCAGCTTTGTGGAGCCGACCAACTGCTGCCTGAAAGCGGTCAAAAAAGCCCAGGTGCAGCCCGGCCAGACGGTGCTGGTGACGGGGGCTGGTCCCATTGGTCTGATGTTTGTGATGCTGGTGAAATACTTTGGTGGACGCGCGATCGCGACAGATCTCCTGCCCTCGCGCATTGCCAAAGCCAAAGAAGTCGGCGCAGAGGCAGCCTTTGACGCGCGCGATCCGGAGCTAGCTCAAAAGATCCAGGCTCTCACCAATGGCATGGGCGTCGATACGACGCTGCTGGCGGTGCCCAGTGATAAGGCCTTTTTCCAGGCGCTGGACTGCACGCGCAAGGGTGGAAAGATTCTCTTCTTTGCGGAGTTCCCGGATGAAGTGGAGATCCCCATCAATCCCAATGTCCTCTATCGCCGAGAAATCGACCTGATGGGCAGCTACAGCTCGTCTTACCGCTTGCAAAACCTGGCTGCGGATATTGTCTTTAATAAGCGCATTGATGTAGATGCGCTGGTGAGCGATCGCTATCCGCTCAAGGACTTGGCCGCAGCAGTGGAGCGTGCTGTGAAGCCCACAGAGGAGACCTACAAGATCTTGATCTATCCGGAATTGGGATAG
- a CDS encoding adenylate/guanylate cyclase domain-containing protein — protein sequence MSQPPQENSPPPRDRHLGHLQRWLMHHSLWAICLAPLVTQIVGSVFNIWYNLSHIKPLLTSAQLSTFIRAIGLFNGLVYPVAIALWMSQIWSFRRPLAQLLRGQEISPRQLLRAQQRAINLPWYGSFLAGICWLLCIPVFLIALGTTSEPLDSRLFLHLPVSILVAAFIAVTHGFFAIELVSQWLLYPIFFPTNQPADTPGAFPLSLRGRGLMWAISAGVCPITSLLLLMLADQPVGGPLPWFELTVGALSMVFGLTTAWMVSQQVIEPVQALQKAAKSVSEGDLGVELTVLRADEFGPLIEEFQAMVSELQEKQRLQETFGRHVGQQVAAQILRRDPSLNGVEQEITVLFADIRNFTARCALASPQQIVMMLNLFLTEMVDVVEGHNGMVNKFLGDGFMALFGIGEGQGNHAADAVAAGQRMLARLEPINAQLMALGQPPLAIGIGIHTGRAVVGSIGSSRRLEYTAIGDTVNVASRIEGLTKVLDRPLLMSEATRRSLPASTVTEALAPQRVKGQPQPIAVYCLPAPQGAIAPLSPFPDRS from the coding sequence ATGTCTCAACCCCCCCAAGAAAACAGCCCCCCTCCACGAGATCGCCATCTGGGACATCTCCAGCGCTGGCTCATGCATCACAGCCTCTGGGCGATTTGCCTAGCACCCCTGGTTACCCAAATTGTGGGCAGCGTCTTTAATATTTGGTACAACCTCAGCCACATCAAGCCGCTGCTGACCTCGGCGCAGCTCAGCACCTTCATCCGGGCCATCGGCCTTTTTAATGGGCTGGTCTATCCGGTTGCGATCGCCCTTTGGATGAGCCAGATCTGGAGCTTTCGGCGGCCCCTAGCGCAGCTCCTGCGGGGGCAGGAGATCTCGCCTCGGCAGCTTTTGCGGGCTCAGCAGCGGGCCATCAACCTGCCGTGGTATGGCAGCTTCCTAGCGGGAATCTGCTGGCTGCTGTGCATCCCGGTCTTTCTGATCGCCCTGGGCACCACCTCCGAGCCTCTCGACAGCCGCCTGTTTCTGCACCTGCCCGTCTCGATTTTGGTGGCCGCTTTCATTGCGGTCACCCACGGATTTTTCGCCATTGAGCTGGTCAGCCAGTGGCTTCTCTATCCGATCTTTTTCCCGACCAATCAGCCCGCCGATACCCCTGGTGCTTTTCCCTTGTCGCTGCGCGGGCGGGGCCTCATGTGGGCCATTTCCGCAGGCGTCTGTCCCATTACGTCGCTGCTGCTGCTCATGCTGGCCGATCAGCCGGTTGGTGGACCGCTGCCTTGGTTCGAGCTGACGGTTGGAGCGCTGAGCATGGTTTTTGGGCTGACAACGGCCTGGATGGTGAGTCAGCAGGTGATCGAGCCCGTGCAGGCGCTGCAAAAAGCCGCGAAGTCTGTCTCCGAAGGCGATCTGGGCGTCGAGCTGACGGTGCTGCGAGCGGATGAATTTGGTCCCCTGATCGAGGAGTTCCAGGCCATGGTCAGCGAGCTACAGGAGAAACAGCGGCTCCAGGAGACCTTTGGTCGTCACGTGGGCCAGCAGGTGGCAGCGCAGATCCTGCGGCGAGATCCCAGCCTAAATGGAGTAGAGCAGGAAATCACGGTGCTTTTTGCCGATATTCGCAACTTTACCGCTCGCTGCGCCCTCGCCTCGCCCCAGCAGATCGTGATGATGCTCAATCTCTTTTTGACGGAGATGGTGGACGTGGTGGAGGGGCACAACGGCATGGTGAATAAGTTTTTGGGGGATGGGTTTATGGCGCTGTTTGGCATCGGCGAGGGCCAGGGCAATCACGCGGCTGACGCGGTGGCGGCGGGCCAAAGAATGCTGGCGCGGCTGGAGCCGATCAATGCTCAGCTGATGGCCCTGGGTCAGCCGCCACTGGCGATCGGCATTGGCATCCACACGGGGCGGGCCGTGGTAGGCAGCATTGGGTCCTCTCGGCGGCTGGAGTACACGGCGATCGGCGATACGGTGAATGTGGCGTCCCGCATTGAGGGCTTGACCAAGGTCCTAGATCGGCCGCTGCTCATGAGTGAGGCGACGCGGCGATCGCTGCCTGCCAGCACCGTCACCGAGGCCCTAGCGCCGCAGCGGGTCAAGGGACAACCCCAACCCATCGCGGTATACTGCCTCCCGGCCCCCCAAGGGGCGATCGCCCCCTTGAGCCCTTTTCCAGACCGGAGTTAG
- a CDS encoding FAD-dependent oxidoreductase, with the protein MRMITTEVLVVGGGTGGTAAAIQAARQGAKTVLVSEFPWLGGMLTSAGVPAPDGHELAAFQTGLWGAFLQALRQRQPEGLDHAWVSFFTYDPRVGAQIFRDWAAALPNLQWIVDSAPRAVLREGDRVVGVEFEGLTVRSQITLDGTELGDLLALGDIPHRWGWEWRSQWQEPSAPEEPISLSDLYSVQAPTWITILQDFGEGAIAPEIPAPPNYSAHGFDGTWDYWGPEKFLDYGRLPGDRFMLNWPFRGNDYGIGLDRLIESPTARSQFYQEARWYTQGFAHYLQSQLGRRYSLAEIFPALPNSLGGGGYALHPYFRESRRLQGLATVREQDILPLPEGQVAPLPFDDSGRSSAIALGNYANDHHYPGYDLRLQPKSIRWGGRWTGTPFALPYGCLVPAAVDGLLVCEKNIAVSHIANGATRLQPAVLSLGQAAGMAAALCVQAGCQPRDLPVASLQEALLTDPVAPVAIAPLFNLLPDHPEWLRWQRHYLANPDTYPATGYAPIAEGKPPEIQRAIAPAQSTTGQFQRLGPQEYQLSTPDQTWQLVTLWADLDRQLAEYPDQQPATVWGHRNLAGPWIVVEALSAPGS; encoded by the coding sequence ATGCGCATGATCACCACCGAGGTTTTGGTTGTCGGGGGGGGCACCGGCGGCACAGCAGCAGCGATTCAGGCAGCCCGGCAGGGCGCGAAAACGGTCTTGGTGAGCGAGTTTCCCTGGCTGGGCGGCATGCTGACCAGCGCGGGCGTCCCGGCCCCGGATGGTCACGAGCTAGCCGCCTTCCAGACGGGGCTGTGGGGGGCTTTCTTGCAGGCGCTGCGACAGCGGCAGCCCGAGGGCCTGGATCACGCCTGGGTGAGCTTTTTCACCTACGATCCGCGCGTTGGCGCCCAGATTTTTCGGGACTGGGCGGCGGCCCTGCCCAATCTCCAGTGGATTGTCGATTCGGCGCCCCGGGCCGTGCTGCGGGAGGGCGATCGCGTGGTGGGGGTGGAGTTTGAAGGGCTGACGGTGCGATCGCAGATCACTCTGGACGGCACCGAGCTGGGCGACCTGCTGGCCCTGGGAGACATTCCCCACCGCTGGGGCTGGGAGTGGCGCAGCCAGTGGCAAGAGCCCAGCGCTCCCGAGGAGCCGATTTCCCTTTCGGATCTGTACTCGGTGCAGGCCCCCACCTGGATCACGATTTTGCAGGACTTTGGGGAGGGGGCGATCGCGCCAGAGATCCCCGCGCCGCCCAACTACAGCGCCCACGGCTTCGACGGCACCTGGGACTACTGGGGGCCGGAGAAATTTCTCGACTATGGCCGCCTGCCGGGCGATCGCTTCATGCTCAACTGGCCCTTTCGCGGCAATGACTACGGCATCGGCCTCGATCGCCTGATCGAGAGCCCCACCGCGCGATCGCAGTTTTATCAAGAGGCCCGCTGGTACACTCAGGGCTTTGCCCACTACCTCCAGAGCCAGCTCGGGCGGCGCTACAGTCTGGCCGAGATTTTCCCCGCCCTGCCCAACTCCCTCGGCGGAGGCGGCTACGCGCTGCACCCCTACTTCCGCGAAAGCCGACGCCTTCAGGGTCTGGCCACGGTGCGCGAGCAGGATATTTTGCCCTTGCCCGAGGGCCAAGTCGCCCCGCTGCCCTTTGATGACAGCGGCCGGTCTAGCGCGATCGCCCTGGGCAACTACGCCAACGACCACCACTATCCCGGCTACGATCTGCGCCTCCAGCCCAAATCGATTCGCTGGGGGGGGCGCTGGACCGGCACCCCCTTTGCCTTGCCCTACGGCTGCCTAGTGCCTGCCGCCGTCGACGGCCTGCTGGTGTGCGAAAAAAATATTGCTGTGTCCCACATCGCCAATGGCGCGACCCGTCTCCAGCCCGCCGTGCTGAGCCTGGGTCAGGCCGCCGGCATGGCCGCCGCCCTCTGCGTCCAGGCTGGCTGTCAGCCCCGCGATCTGCCGGTAGCCTCTCTCCAAGAGGCCCTGCTGACGGATCCTGTCGCGCCCGTGGCGATCGCCCCTCTGTTCAATCTCCTGCCCGACCATCCTGAATGGCTGCGCTGGCAGCGGCACTATCTGGCGAATCCAGACACCTACCCTGCCACCGGCTACGCTCCCATCGCTGAAGGCAAGCCGCCTGAAATTCAGCGGGCGATCGCCCCGGCCCAGTCCACCACAGGCCAGTTTCAGCGCCTCGGTCCCCAGGAGTATCAGCTTTCTACCCCTGACCAAACCTGGCAGCTCGTCACCCTCTGGGCCGACCTCGATCGCCAGCTCGCCGAGTACCCCGACCAGCAGCCAGCGACGGTCTGGGGCCACCGCAATCTCGCTGGTCCCTGGATCGTCGTCGAGGCTCTCAGCGCCCCGGGCTCCTAG
- the sufR gene encoding iron-sulfur cluster biosynthesis transcriptional regulator SufR, whose amino-acid sequence MATSQHPSTKQDILQRLLKQGQATAQELAETLEISPQAIRRHLKDLEAEGLIQYQSVQAGMGRPQHVYQLSRQGRDRFPDRYGEFAMSLLDTLAQTVGQEQVSSILRKQWERKAQEYRDRLHNGGSVRDRVALLVELRRAEGYMAEWYPADASGDEAEGYVITEYNCAISDIAESFPSVCGHELEMFSAALPDCAVERTHWLIDGEHRCGYLIRAR is encoded by the coding sequence ATGGCGACTTCGCAGCATCCTTCTACTAAGCAAGATATCCTCCAACGTTTGCTGAAGCAGGGTCAAGCGACGGCCCAGGAACTGGCTGAGACCCTTGAGATTAGTCCTCAGGCGATCCGTCGCCACCTAAAGGATCTGGAGGCGGAGGGGCTGATCCAGTACCAGAGTGTGCAGGCGGGGATGGGCCGACCGCAGCACGTGTATCAGCTGAGTCGCCAGGGGCGCGATCGCTTTCCCGATCGCTACGGGGAGTTTGCGATGTCGCTGCTGGACACGCTGGCGCAGACGGTGGGCCAGGAGCAGGTGAGCAGCATTTTGCGCAAGCAGTGGGAGCGCAAGGCCCAAGAATATCGCGATCGCCTGCACAATGGGGGCTCGGTGCGCGATCGCGTGGCGCTGCTGGTGGAGTTGCGGCGGGCCGAGGGCTATATGGCGGAGTGGTATCCGGCCGATGCCAGCGGCGATGAAGCAGAGGGCTACGTCATTACAGAATACAACTGCGCGATTTCTGATATTGCGGAGTCGTTTCCGAGCGTGTGCGGCCACGAGCTAGAGATGTTTAGCGCGGCGCTGCCTGACTGCGCGGTGGAGCGAACGCACTGGCTGATCGACGGGGAGCACCGCTGCGGCTATTTGATCCGGGCGCGCTAA